The following proteins are co-located in the Lagenorhynchus albirostris chromosome 2, mLagAlb1.1, whole genome shotgun sequence genome:
- the UFC1 gene encoding ubiquitin-fold modifier-conjugating enzyme 1: MADEATRRVVSEIPVLKTNAGPRDRELWVQRLKEEYQSLIRYVENNKNADNDWFRLESNKEGTRWFGKCWYIHDLLKYEFDIEFDIPITYPTTAPEIAVPELDGKTAKMYRGGKICLTDHFKPLWARNVPKFGLAHLMALGLGPWLAVEIPDLIQKGVIQHKEKCSQ, encoded by the exons ATGGCGGATGAGGCCACCCGGCGTGTCGTGTCTGAGATCCCGGTGCTGAAGACCAATGCCGGACCTCGAGATCGGGAGTTGTGGGTGCAGAGACTCAAGGAGGAATATCAGTCTCTTATCCGG TACGTGGAGAACAACAAGAATGCAGACAATGATTGGTTCCGACTGGAGTCCAACAAGGAAGGGACTCG GTGGTTTGGAAAATGCTGGTACATCCATGACCTCCTCAAATATGAGTTTGACATCGAGTTTGAT ATTCCTATCACATATCCCACTACTGCTCCAGAAATCGCAGTCCCTGAACTGGATGGAAAAACAGCAAAGATGTACAG GGGTGGCAAAATATGCCTGACTGATCACTTTAAGCCTTTGTGGGCCAGGAATGTGCCTAAGTTTGGACTAGCTCATCTCATGGCTCTGGGG CTGGGTCCGTGGCTGGCAGTGGAAATCCCCGATCTGATTCAGAAGGGAGTGATTCAGCATAAAGAGAAATGCAGCCAATGA